In Desulfovibrio litoralis DSM 11393, a genomic segment contains:
- the dprA gene encoding DNA-processing protein DprA translates to MYGTFSQLDDATKIELWSYMALKHTSKLGVRRINRLCKYFGSAHQAVLNCKKWGVCRVPADAASSFRSELWREPAKQEWGKLRDTGCGIILQKDFPLLLKDIIDAPLYLYYWGDVSLLFGSCIAVVGSRRCSSEGLASAARLSNTLASIGFTVVSGMAHGIDREAHLGAINELGSSIAVLGTGINKVYPPINLDIFTQLIDKGLIISELAPDCEAEPRQFPIRNRIISGLSLGVVVVEAAQRSGSLITARHALEQNRQVYAVPGLPDAESSVGCNDLLNQGAIIVRNIGDILVDLKESLTGILEQKNKNETVKESRVCPDNMDVFEKRLYIKRPKTPAKQQNIQPELKTEFKRLVSDDQGSLIKSIYQNDIISTVCFENKNILSQQNKMEELKGSLSELEFNIVSLLNKHTESLHIDKIVELLNLENATSYEVSDVSSTITILEIRGFVFSKPGLRYVIGKIK, encoded by the coding sequence ATGTATGGAACTTTTTCTCAGTTAGATGATGCGACCAAGATAGAATTGTGGTCATACATGGCGTTGAAACATACCTCAAAGTTGGGTGTTAGGCGTATTAACAGGCTGTGTAAATATTTTGGATCGGCACATCAAGCTGTTTTAAACTGTAAAAAATGGGGCGTTTGTCGAGTTCCTGCTGATGCGGCTTCATCTTTTCGTTCTGAGCTTTGGCGAGAGCCGGCTAAACAAGAATGGGGAAAGTTGCGTGATACCGGGTGTGGAATTATCTTGCAAAAAGATTTTCCCTTGTTATTAAAAGATATTATTGATGCACCTTTATATTTATATTATTGGGGTGATGTTTCTTTACTCTTTGGTTCTTGTATTGCGGTTGTGGGTTCTCGGCGTTGTTCAAGCGAAGGTCTTGCAAGTGCGGCGAGACTTTCCAATACCTTGGCGTCAATTGGCTTTACGGTTGTTTCGGGTATGGCTCATGGAATTGACAGAGAGGCACATCTTGGAGCTATCAATGAGCTTGGTTCAAGTATCGCCGTTTTAGGAACAGGAATTAACAAAGTATATCCACCTATAAATTTAGACATCTTTACTCAACTAATTGACAAGGGGTTAATTATTAGCGAGTTGGCTCCTGATTGTGAAGCCGAACCAAGACAATTTCCTATAAGAAATCGTATTATAAGCGGCTTATCTCTCGGTGTTGTGGTTGTTGAAGCGGCACAGCGTTCAGGTTCTTTAATTACGGCACGACATGCCCTTGAACAAAACAGACAGGTTTATGCCGTTCCGGGTTTGCCTGATGCGGAAAGCTCGGTTGGTTGTAATGATTTATTAAACCAAGGGGCGATAATCGTAAGAAATATCGGTGATATTTTAGTAGATTTAAAAGAAAGTTTAACAGGTATTTTAGAACAAAAAAATAAAAACGAAACAGTTAAAGAGAGTAGAGTTTGTCCTGATAATATGGATGTTTTTGAAAAAAGACTTTATATCAAAAGACCAAAAACCCCTGCAAAACAACAAAACATTCAACCTGAACTTAAAACTGAGTTTAAACGATTAGTCTCAGATGATCAGGGCAGTTTAATAAAAAGCATTTATCAAAACGATATTATTTCAACAGTCTGTTTTGAAAACAAAAATATTTTGTCTCAACAGAATAAGATGGAAGAGCTTAAAGGTTCGTTGTCAGAGCTTGAGTTTAATATAGTTTCTTTATTAAACAAACATACGGAAAGTTTACATATAGATAAAATTGTCGAGTTGCTTAACCTTGAAAACGCTACAAGTTATGAGGTTTCTGATGTTTCTTCGACAATAACTATTTTAGAAATTAGGGGGTTTGTTTTCTCGAAACCTGGGTTGCGTTATGTTATTGGTAAAATAAAATAA
- a CDS encoding HDOD domain-containing protein, producing the protein MEDVTTLFQGKKITANKLPVLPSVFYEFSTEMASPNANADSLSAILSKDQTLAVKILKMVNSPMYGFSGRISSLKHAVLLLGANVLRGILISTAAFDKQEVKFPNLSTHSLACSQASVIIAKHCSFPMSDEFGVAGLLHDIGKLVIKQQLPDAVDSILKVVLEQKISYYLAEKQVLGITHAQVNLFLCKQWSLPGNLTTGMVFHHDPFSAKEFQEMALVVCLANYYAVKLGLGCCGKEEIIEFNPDVYRALSINESHLAELEKSITEKFYQSGLLS; encoded by the coding sequence ATGGAAGATGTAACAACACTATTTCAAGGTAAAAAAATAACAGCCAATAAGTTGCCTGTTCTGCCGTCTGTTTTTTATGAATTTAGCACAGAGATGGCATCGCCAAACGCCAATGCTGACTCTTTATCGGCTATTTTGTCTAAAGACCAAACGCTAGCAGTAAAGATATTAAAAATGGTTAACTCTCCGATGTATGGCTTTTCAGGAAGAATTTCATCTTTAAAACATGCCGTGTTATTACTTGGTGCTAATGTTTTACGTGGAATTTTAATTTCTACTGCGGCTTTTGACAAACAAGAAGTAAAATTTCCCAATTTGTCGACACATAGCCTTGCTTGTTCTCAAGCTTCCGTGATTATTGCCAAACATTGTAGTTTTCCTATGAGTGATGAATTTGGTGTTGCCGGTTTGTTACATGATATTGGTAAACTTGTTATAAAACAACAGCTTCCTGATGCAGTAGACAGTATATTAAAAGTTGTTTTGGAACAAAAAATTTCTTATTATCTTGCAGAAAAACAAGTATTGGGAATAACTCACGCTCAAGTTAATTTGTTTTTATGTAAGCAATGGAGCTTGCCGGGGAACCTTACTACAGGTATGGTTTTTCATCATGATCCTTTTTCCGCCAAAGAGTTTCAAGAAATGGCACTTGTTGTTTGTCTTGCCAATTACTATGCGGTTAAACTTGGTTTAGGTTGTTGCGGTAAGGAAGAGATAATAGAGTTCAATCCTGACGTCTATCGTGCTTTATCTATTAATGAGAGTCATTTGGCTGAGTTAGAGAAAAGTATTACCGAAAAATTTTATCAAAGTGGTTTGTTATCCTAG
- a CDS encoding GGDEF domain-containing protein produces MNDQVVNKKMLYLVSQNKELCDIVSELWGQDNMLEFQTAGSALEFLLIDPPEILIIDISLPDMSGLELLRLVKEENVYRQLSTLLYIEDFNQTKDFDWSSLDVDDFISPPFSLEMLKARIELGIQRSSRTLDASPLTHLPGNTSIINTIKERIQQGEDFALGYCDLDYFKSYNDKYGFSRGDEVLMMTARLVVTTVRSFKLKNAFVGHVGGDDFVFVMPSKYAELACEHIIASFDAIIPQFYDAKDREQKGITSIDRQGILRKFPFMSISIAVVVNKDSRLEHYGQVSQIASALKSQVKSMPGSSFLIDRRPILI; encoded by the coding sequence ATGAACGACCAAGTTGTAAATAAAAAAATGTTGTATTTAGTCAGCCAGAACAAAGAGCTGTGTGATATAGTCTCTGAACTTTGGGGACAAGATAATATGCTTGAGTTTCAAACTGCAGGCTCAGCTCTTGAATTCCTTTTGATTGACCCGCCTGAGATTCTTATTATTGACATTTCTCTGCCTGATATGTCTGGTCTAGAGTTGTTGCGTTTGGTGAAAGAAGAAAACGTATATCGTCAGCTTTCTACTCTTTTATATATAGAAGATTTTAACCAAACTAAAGACTTTGACTGGAGCAGTTTAGATGTTGATGATTTTATTTCTCCTCCTTTCAGTCTTGAAATGTTAAAAGCCAGAATAGAGCTTGGAATTCAACGCAGTTCAAGAACACTTGACGCAAGCCCCTTAACCCATTTACCCGGAAACACCTCTATTATTAATACAATTAAAGAGCGTATCCAACAAGGTGAAGATTTTGCCTTAGGATATTGCGATTTAGATTATTTTAAATCATACAATGATAAATATGGTTTTTCTCGTGGAGATGAGGTTTTAATGATGACCGCTCGCTTGGTGGTAACAACCGTACGCTCTTTTAAACTTAAAAATGCTTTTGTCGGGCATGTTGGCGGCGATGATTTTGTTTTTGTTATGCCTTCTAAATATGCAGAGCTGGCTTGTGAACACATTATTGCTAGCTTTGATGCGATTATTCCGCAATTTTATGATGCAAAAGACAGGGAACAAAAAGGTATTACTTCTATAGATAGACAGGGAATCTTAAGAAAATTTCCATTTATGTCTATTTCTATTGCGGTTGTTGTTAACAAAGACTCTCGCTTGGAACATTACGGTCAGGTTTCTCAGATAGCTTCTGCCTTAAAAAGTCAGGTTAAATCAATGCCGGGAAGTAGCTTTCTTATTGATCGCCGTCCTATTCTTATTTAA
- the glpX gene encoding class II fructose-bisphosphatase, with translation MKEAPAKNLAFDLMRVTEAAALASARWLGKGEKEAGDKAAVDAMRLCFNSLELSGTVIIGEGEKDNAPMLYNGEKLGSGNGSEVDVAVDPVEGTNLLAFGRPNSISVVGTSPAGTMYNPGPSHYMRKLVVPNAAKSVVDIDAPVADNLKHIAKALGKDVNDLVVFVLDKPRHEQLIKSIRQAGARIQLHRDGDITGALMAVDSRSEIDVMMGTGGTPEGVLAACAIKGVGGQILARLDPQSYVEKEAILNAGIDLREILTVDNLIKGDEVFFAATGISGGSFLDGVRYTGNGAVTHSMLIRAKTGSLRYIQSFHNWDKLMKFSSVDYD, from the coding sequence ATGAAAGAAGCTCCTGCCAAAAACTTGGCTTTTGATTTAATGCGCGTAACCGAAGCGGCCGCCCTTGCATCGGCTCGTTGGCTCGGAAAAGGCGAAAAAGAAGCCGGAGATAAAGCGGCTGTTGATGCCATGCGTCTTTGTTTTAACTCTTTGGAATTATCCGGAACGGTCATTATCGGCGAAGGCGAAAAAGATAATGCCCCCATGTTATATAACGGAGAAAAACTCGGTTCAGGAAACGGATCTGAGGTTGACGTTGCCGTTGACCCCGTTGAAGGGACTAATTTATTGGCCTTTGGACGACCAAACTCTATCTCTGTTGTCGGAACTTCGCCGGCCGGAACTATGTATAACCCGGGTCCAAGCCATTATATGAGAAAATTGGTTGTGCCAAATGCCGCAAAAAGTGTTGTTGATATTGATGCCCCTGTTGCGGACAACTTAAAACACATCGCCAAAGCCCTTGGTAAAGATGTAAACGACCTTGTTGTTTTTGTGCTTGATAAACCTCGCCACGAACAACTGATCAAGAGTATCCGTCAAGCCGGTGCCAGAATCCAACTGCACAGAGACGGAGATATTACCGGTGCCTTAATGGCGGTTGATTCCAGATCAGAAATTGATGTAATGATGGGAACAGGGGGTACACCCGAAGGCGTTTTGGCGGCTTGTGCCATCAAAGGCGTTGGCGGACAAATTTTGGCAAGACTCGACCCTCAGTCATATGTTGAAAAAGAAGCAATTTTAAATGCCGGTATTGATTTAAGAGAAATATTAACTGTTGATAACCTCATTAAAGGCGACGAAGTCTTCTTTGCGGCAACAGGCATCTCAGGCGGAAGCTTTTTGGATGGAGTTCGTTATACCGGAAACGGAGCTGTTACACACTCCATGCTCATTCGTGCCAAAACAGGTTCGTTACGTTATATTCAATCTTTCCATAACTGGGATAAATTGATGAAATTTAGTTCGGTTGATTACGATTAA
- the glyS gene encoding glycine--tRNA ligase subunit beta, with amino-acid sequence MSHFILEIGTEELPARFLSNIQKDLKEAFEKALKEQGVDFKEINVAATPRRAAVLIDGLADTAKSFEELVSGPPKKIAFMENGEPSKAGLGFAKTQGVEFKDTFLLETEKGTYLAVKKQMGGGKTLELLPNICLSIIQALSFPKSMHWGDSEGFTFARPLRWILALYEDKLVEFKIAGVSSGRQTFGHRIHGAGPFELRNASEYLNILKEKAKVVLFPEERLKIIKDKANELAKNLTEFNGAKIIWKESLLNEVCGLVEHPVPIIGFFDPSFLEVPREVLLTSMESHQKSFGLEDNCGNLLPAFLTVANISSKDEALVRKGWERVLRARLEDARFFWKTDLKTPVETWLDKLDHVIFLAPLGSMGDKTRRLEKLCVFIAKELGLEQKGVKLPEIERAGRLSKADLVSEMVKEFDTLQGVMGGIYATKRNESELVAQALKEQYLPAGVDSPVPSSLGGAILSLADKADTLVGCFGLGMIPTGTADPYALRRAVLGIIRIFKEYAFDLTPNLLFKKAFELYGERKWKLSESEALAKLDDFFALRLKNYFCSSLSGLVANETLLVEASLAAGYENIALTEKRLHALGEFSKNADFATAVLTFKRAANIIRKQGQEDKTLKLDGQYNTKLFSEQAEKDLGTALENITPRFDKLWKEQNFSALFALLFELKPKVETFFDQVMVISDDKEIRYNRLQLLFALVSLLSRLADFNALQI; translated from the coding sequence ATGTCCCACTTTATACTTGAAATCGGAACGGAAGAATTACCTGCTCGTTTTTTATCAAATATACAAAAAGATTTAAAAGAAGCTTTTGAAAAAGCATTAAAAGAACAAGGCGTTGATTTTAAAGAAATAAATGTTGCCGCTACACCTCGTAGGGCTGCTGTTTTGATTGACGGTTTGGCTGATACGGCAAAATCGTTTGAAGAGCTTGTTTCCGGTCCGCCAAAGAAAATTGCTTTTATGGAAAACGGCGAACCAAGCAAAGCCGGTTTGGGTTTTGCCAAAACTCAGGGCGTTGAATTTAAAGATACTTTTCTTTTAGAAACCGAAAAAGGAACATATCTCGCCGTCAAAAAACAAATGGGTGGCGGAAAAACCCTTGAACTTCTTCCAAATATCTGCCTTTCTATTATTCAAGCTTTATCTTTTCCCAAAAGTATGCACTGGGGTGATAGCGAAGGTTTTACTTTTGCTCGCCCTTTACGTTGGATACTCGCACTTTATGAAGATAAATTAGTCGAATTTAAAATCGCCGGCGTTTCTTCCGGTCGTCAAACCTTTGGACACAGAATCCACGGAGCCGGTCCTTTTGAATTACGCAACGCCTCAGAATATCTAAATATATTGAAAGAAAAAGCAAAAGTCGTTTTGTTTCCCGAAGAACGTTTAAAAATCATTAAAGATAAAGCTAACGAATTGGCTAAAAATCTTACTGAATTTAACGGAGCAAAAATAATCTGGAAAGAAAGCTTGCTGAATGAAGTTTGTGGTTTAGTCGAACACCCTGTTCCGATAATCGGTTTTTTTGACCCCTCTTTTTTAGAAGTCCCCAGAGAAGTTTTATTAACAAGTATGGAAAGCCATCAAAAAAGCTTTGGACTCGAAGATAATTGCGGAAACTTACTACCCGCCTTTTTAACCGTTGCCAATATCAGCTCAAAAGATGAAGCTTTAGTGCGTAAAGGTTGGGAAAGAGTGTTACGTGCAAGACTTGAAGATGCAAGATTCTTTTGGAAAACCGATCTAAAAACACCTGTGGAAACTTGGCTTGATAAACTTGATCATGTTATATTCTTAGCACCACTCGGAAGTATGGGCGACAAAACTCGCAGGCTTGAAAAACTTTGTGTCTTTATCGCCAAAGAGCTTGGGCTTGAACAAAAAGGCGTTAAACTTCCTGAAATCGAACGTGCCGGACGCTTGTCAAAAGCCGATTTAGTCTCTGAAATGGTTAAAGAATTTGATACTCTTCAAGGAGTTATGGGCGGAATCTATGCCACCAAACGCAATGAAAGCGAACTCGTGGCTCAAGCCTTAAAAGAACAATACTTACCTGCCGGGGTTGATTCGCCCGTACCAAGCAGTCTTGGCGGAGCTATTTTGTCTTTAGCCGATAAAGCAGATACCCTGGTGGGTTGTTTCGGACTTGGCATGATTCCAACAGGAACGGCCGACCCTTACGCTTTACGCCGTGCCGTTTTAGGGATTATACGGATTTTTAAAGAATATGCGTTTGACCTTACTCCAAACCTTTTATTTAAAAAAGCTTTTGAACTTTATGGCGAACGTAAATGGAAGTTAAGTGAAAGTGAAGCCTTGGCAAAATTAGATGACTTTTTTGCCTTGCGTCTAAAAAATTATTTCTGTAGCTCATTAAGCGGTCTTGTCGCAAACGAAACCCTTTTAGTAGAAGCAAGCCTCGCCGCCGGTTATGAAAATATTGCTCTAACCGAAAAAAGATTACACGCCTTGGGTGAATTTAGCAAAAACGCCGATTTTGCAACAGCTGTGTTAACATTTAAACGGGCTGCCAATATTATTCGCAAACAAGGTCAAGAAGATAAAACGTTAAAACTTGACGGTCAATATAATACCAAGCTCTTTTCAGAACAGGCCGAAAAAGATCTGGGAACAGCTTTGGAAAATATTACACCACGTTTTGATAAGTTATGGAAAGAACAAAACTTTTCCGCTCTTTTCGCTCTACTCTTTGAGTTAAAACCCAAAGTAGAAACTTTTTTTGATCAAGTCATGGTTATATCTGATGATAAGGAAATACGCTATAACAGGTTGCAACTGTTGTTTGCGTTGGTCTCACTACTTAGCCGTTTAGCCGATTTTAACGCTTTGCAAATTTAA